The following are encoded in a window of Gramella sp. MT6 genomic DNA:
- the trpS gene encoding tryptophan--tRNA ligase, whose translation MSRILTGVQSTGTPHLGNLLGAIMPAIEMANQPDNDSFIFIADLHSLTQIKDAKTLRQNTYSVAATWLACGLDIERSVFYRQSDIPQVTELSWYLSCFFPYQRLTLAHSFKDKADRLEDVNSGLFSYPMLMAADILLYDAEIVPVGKDQLQHLEMTRDVASRFHAKMGEVFVIPEANVQKDTMYVPGTDGEKMSKSKGNTINIFQTDKKLRKQIMGIETDSTPLEEPKDPDTCNVFALYKLMATEDQTAEMRRNYEGGNYGYGHAKQALFELVKDKFEQPREKYEYYINNLEEVDKALEKGAEKARLVANKVLKKVRTKSGY comes from the coding sequence ATGTCCAGAATACTTACAGGAGTACAAAGTACAGGAACCCCTCATTTAGGGAATCTTTTAGGAGCGATCATGCCGGCGATAGAAATGGCCAACCAGCCAGATAATGATTCTTTTATTTTTATCGCAGACCTGCATTCTCTTACTCAGATCAAAGATGCCAAAACTCTTAGGCAGAACACCTATTCTGTAGCTGCAACCTGGCTTGCCTGTGGACTGGACATTGAAAGAAGTGTTTTTTACCGCCAGAGTGATATCCCTCAGGTTACTGAACTATCCTGGTATTTAAGCTGCTTTTTTCCATATCAGCGACTAACTCTTGCCCATTCTTTTAAAGATAAAGCAGACAGGTTGGAAGATGTAAACAGCGGACTTTTTAGTTATCCTATGCTGATGGCAGCAGATATACTTTTATATGATGCTGAAATTGTACCTGTAGGGAAAGATCAGTTACAGCATTTGGAAATGACGCGAGACGTTGCCTCCAGATTTCATGCTAAAATGGGAGAAGTATTTGTTATACCTGAAGCAAACGTTCAAAAAGACACTATGTATGTTCCGGGAACCGATGGTGAAAAGATGAGCAAATCTAAAGGCAATACCATCAATATTTTCCAGACAGATAAAAAACTCAGGAAACAGATCATGGGTATAGAGACTGATAGTACTCCGCTGGAGGAACCTAAGGATCCCGACACCTGTAATGTTTTTGCCCTTTACAAACTTATGGCTACCGAAGATCAAACGGCTGAAATGCGCAGGAATTATGAAGGAGGAAATTACGGTTACGGTCATGCCAAGCAGGCGCTTTTTGAACTTGTGAAGGATAAATTCGAACAGCCTCGTGAGAAGTATGAATACTATATCAATAATCTAGAAGAGGTTGATAAGGCCTTGGAAAAAGGAGCCGAGAAAGCCAGACTGGTGGCTAATAAAGTTCTTAAAAAAGTGAGAACCAAATCAGGGTATTAG
- a CDS encoding DUF4292 domain-containing protein — MLKKIFALILLTTFVVSCGSRKSTGKIATKNAEAVSVIKKHYSSETKFNTVSGKLRAVYQDEEKTQSVNLSFRMEKDKAIWMSASILGFPVAKAYITPTSVSYYEKVSQTYFEGDFSLVSEFLGTPLDFQKLQNLLIGQAIYDLRTEEYDFVQSPRGFQFVKDDAMLMKKMFLLNPSSFKAEAQQLIQDKDNRGLTVTYDEYQSINGLVFPENIRIIANEGGSSTNIDLTYRSLTFNEQVSFPFDIPSGYEEISLK; from the coding sequence ATGTTAAAGAAAATATTTGCCCTGATTTTGCTAACCACCTTTGTTGTATCCTGTGGTAGCAGAAAATCGACCGGAAAGATAGCAACGAAGAATGCTGAAGCTGTTTCGGTTATTAAGAAACATTATTCTAGCGAAACAAAGTTTAATACGGTTTCGGGAAAATTACGTGCTGTTTATCAGGATGAAGAAAAGACGCAGTCTGTGAACCTTAGTTTCAGGATGGAAAAGGATAAAGCGATCTGGATGAGCGCAAGTATATTGGGGTTCCCTGTAGCAAAGGCCTATATTACTCCAACCAGTGTGAGCTATTATGAAAAAGTATCACAAACTTATTTCGAAGGTGATTTTAGTCTGGTAAGCGAATTTCTGGGAACTCCCCTGGATTTTCAAAAACTTCAGAACTTATTGATAGGCCAGGCGATTTATGATCTGCGTACCGAGGAATATGATTTTGTACAATCTCCAAGAGGTTTCCAGTTCGTGAAAGATGATGCCATGCTCATGAAAAAGATGTTCCTGCTTAATCCTTCAAGTTTTAAGGCAGAAGCGCAGCAGTTGATCCAGGATAAAGACAATCGCGGATTAACGGTCACTTATGATGAATATCAGAGTATAAATGGTCTTGTATTTCCAGAAAATATAAGGATCATTGCAAACGAAGGCGGTTCGAGTACGAATATAGATCTTACCTACAGGTCTCTTACATTTAATGAGCAGGTAAGTTTCCCATTCGATATTCCCTCAGGTTATGAAGAAATCAGTTTAAAATGA
- a CDS encoding acyl-CoA thioesterase: protein MEAKGPSESRTTLTDLVLPSETNPLNNLFGGELLARMDRAASIAARRHSRRIVVTASVNHVAFNKAIPLGSVVTVEAAVSRAFKSSMEIFIDVWVEDRESGRRTKANEAIYTFVAVDETGAPIQVPALEPETKIEKERFEAALRRKQLSLVLAGKMKPNEATELKALFEQ from the coding sequence ATGGAGGCTAAAGGACCTAGTGAATCACGTACTACATTAACAGACCTTGTATTACCAAGCGAAACTAATCCCTTAAATAATCTTTTTGGAGGTGAATTACTTGCACGTATGGATCGTGCTGCGAGTATCGCCGCAAGAAGACATAGCCGAAGAATTGTAGTTACCGCTTCTGTAAACCACGTTGCCTTTAATAAAGCGATTCCGTTAGGAAGCGTAGTAACCGTAGAGGCTGCCGTTTCCAGAGCTTTTAAGAGCTCCATGGAGATCTTTATTGACGTTTGGGTGGAAGACAGAGAAAGTGGCCGCAGAACCAAAGCAAATGAAGCTATCTACACTTTTGTGGCAGTAGACGAAACCGGTGCTCCAATCCAGGTACCCGCATTAGAACCAGAAACCAAGATCGAAAAAGAGCGTTTTGAAGCTGCCTTAAGAAGGAAACAGCTTAGCCTTGTGCTTGCCGGAAAAATGAAGCCGAACGAAGCCACAGAACTAAAAGCTCTATTTGAACAATAA
- a CDS encoding peptidoglycan DD-metalloendopeptidase family protein gives MIGLKSPKTLLCLLLLIFGLNVTNAQTDREELEKRRIELRNEITRINELRISNQKKQRSVLVQVEDLNQQIKSTEDLIKLTNQQANLLTREINTNTNKIGQLRKELEKLKEDYARMIEKSYKSKSQQSRVMFLLSSKSFLQAYKRLQYMKQYTNYRKEQGEEIKANTQELQELNARLVRQKEEKEKLIAENRKTRAELEKNRKSQQTLMATIRQKEGQFASQIKKKQNEIDEIDRAIDKMIRESIAKANKESGSTSRSTYNLTPAAKALAADFNNNKGKLPWPVESGVVTMRFGQQPHPVVKSVMVNNNGVRIDTDKGGKARAVFNGTVSEVQAVKGANQAVMVRHGDYITIYNNLQKVYVKRGDKVVTEQEIGEVATSRATGKTTLHFLLYKNDQKMDPAAWIYRM, from the coding sequence ATGATTGGATTAAAGTCCCCAAAAACCCTACTCTGTTTACTATTACTAATTTTTGGCCTGAACGTTACTAATGCTCAGACCGATCGGGAAGAGCTTGAAAAAAGGCGTATCGAGCTGCGCAATGAGATCACCAGGATCAATGAGCTTAGGATCTCTAATCAGAAGAAACAGCGATCGGTATTGGTTCAGGTTGAAGATCTTAATCAGCAAATAAAAAGTACAGAAGATCTTATTAAGCTTACCAATCAGCAGGCAAACCTTTTAACCCGGGAGATCAATACCAATACCAATAAAATTGGTCAGTTAAGAAAGGAGCTGGAGAAGCTTAAGGAAGATTACGCGAGGATGATCGAGAAATCCTATAAAAGCAAATCCCAGCAGAGCAGGGTGATGTTCCTGTTGTCTTCCAAGAGCTTTTTACAGGCTTATAAGCGGCTTCAGTATATGAAACAGTATACAAACTACAGAAAGGAGCAGGGAGAGGAAATTAAGGCCAATACACAGGAATTACAGGAACTTAATGCGAGGCTGGTAAGACAAAAGGAGGAGAAGGAAAAACTTATCGCTGAAAACAGGAAAACCAGGGCAGAATTAGAAAAGAACCGTAAGTCGCAACAAACACTTATGGCCACGATCAGGCAGAAGGAGGGGCAGTTTGCTTCACAGATCAAGAAAAAGCAGAATGAAATCGATGAGATAGACCGCGCGATAGATAAAATGATACGTGAGTCTATTGCCAAGGCCAATAAAGAAAGCGGTTCAACCTCAAGAAGTACTTATAATCTTACTCCGGCGGCGAAAGCACTGGCTGCCGACTTTAATAATAACAAGGGGAAATTACCCTGGCCGGTAGAATCTGGAGTGGTGACCATGAGATTTGGACAGCAACCACATCCAGTGGTTAAATCTGTAATGGTAAATAACAATGGGGTTAGAATAGATACCGACAAAGGTGGAAAAGCACGCGCAGTTTTTAACGGAACCGTTAGTGAAGTTCAGGCGGTGAAAGGAGCTAATCAGGCTGTAATGGTAAGACATGGTGATTATATTACGATCTATAACAACCTGCAAAAAGTATATGTAAAGAGAGGGGATAAGGTTGTTACTGAACAGGAAATTGGAGAAGTTGCGACTAGCAGGGCTACCGGGAAGACAACTCTACACTTTCTTCTTTATAAGAATGACCAGAAAATGGATCCTGCTGCCTGGATCTATAGGATGTAA
- a CDS encoding porin family protein, whose amino-acid sequence MILNTRLFFIALLFTGFIKAQEQEMLPNQYSEDPETVFFNFELYYPVSLGNSTYSDYKFDPGYAIDFNWFFRPEFTLGARFAVHRGYPEDISKTGNLTRSTFHLFGADLGYYFPLEKDWNLHYKAGIGLTSNVYKAKEDTFSEDGGKVWLSAEVAKRLDRTFGFFLKAGLDYDFNTIETSSEKDNYFNRNFLFTVGAGIRINFQNPGG is encoded by the coding sequence ATGATTTTGAATACTAGGCTATTTTTTATTGCTCTGTTATTTACGGGTTTTATTAAGGCCCAGGAACAGGAGATGCTTCCTAATCAATATTCTGAAGATCCGGAAACTGTATTTTTTAATTTTGAATTGTACTATCCGGTAAGCCTTGGAAATTCAACTTATTCAGATTATAAATTTGATCCTGGTTATGCCATAGATTTCAACTGGTTCTTTAGACCTGAATTTACACTAGGTGCCAGATTTGCCGTTCACCGGGGATACCCGGAGGATATTTCGAAAACCGGGAATCTAACCCGCAGCACCTTTCATCTTTTTGGTGCAGATCTGGGATATTATTTTCCGCTGGAAAAGGACTGGAACCTGCATTATAAAGCGGGAATCGGGCTTACCAGTAATGTCTATAAGGCCAAAGAAGACACATTCAGTGAAGACGGCGGTAAAGTCTGGCTCTCTGCTGAGGTTGCCAAGAGATTAGACCGCACTTTCGGATTCTTCCTAAAGGCTGGGCTGGATTATGATTTTAATACTATTGAAACTTCTTCTGAAAAGGATAATTACTTCAACCGTAACTTTCTATTCACGGTTGGAGCAGGTATCAGAATAAATTTTCAGAATCCCGGAGGATAA
- a CDS encoding lysophospholipid acyltransferase family protein, with protein sequence MSFIKSAAILLWRIWFYILMIVPIVIMLPFLIIFTSSEKFYPQFFICARIWAKVIIFGMGFSIKVEADEIPEKNKSYMLVANHASMLDIMLMLSVIKQPFVFIGKMELGRIPVFGFFYRRTCILVDRSNQRSGMEAFEQAQRRLKQKNSVCIFPEGGVPDDQSIILDQFKDGAFRLAIEHQIPIVPITFHDNKKRFSYNTVTGEPGKLRVKIHNFIDTKKLNLTCRKDLKERTHKIILEELKNPSLN encoded by the coding sequence ATGAGTTTTATTAAATCGGCGGCAATCCTGTTATGGCGAATCTGGTTCTATATTCTGATGATCGTCCCGATTGTTATCATGCTACCTTTTTTAATAATTTTCACTTCTTCTGAAAAGTTTTATCCGCAGTTCTTCATATGTGCACGTATATGGGCGAAAGTGATCATTTTTGGGATGGGTTTCAGTATAAAAGTTGAAGCCGACGAGATACCGGAAAAGAATAAAAGCTATATGCTGGTAGCAAATCATGCTTCTATGCTGGATATTATGTTAATGCTAAGCGTGATAAAACAGCCATTTGTTTTTATCGGGAAAATGGAATTGGGCAGAATACCGGTTTTCGGCTTCTTTTACCGGCGTACCTGTATACTGGTTGACAGAAGTAACCAGAGAAGTGGAATGGAAGCATTTGAACAGGCTCAACGAAGACTGAAACAAAAGAACAGTGTATGTATCTTTCCTGAAGGTGGTGTACCAGATGATCAATCAATCATTCTGGACCAATTTAAAGATGGTGCTTTCAGGCTGGCTATAGAACATCAAATCCCTATTGTACCCATTACCTTCCACGATAATAAAAAGCGGTTTTCCTATAATACCGTTACCGGTGAACCTGGCAAATTAAGAGTAAAGATCCATAATTTCATAGATACCAAGAAGCTTAACCTCACCTGCAGGAAAGATCTCAAAGAAAGGACTCATAAGATCATTCTGGAAGAACTTAAAAATCCCAGTTTAAACTAG
- the dprA gene encoding DNA-processing protein DprA, with protein MNSDDLLFALALQHIPNLGDTTAKKLLSKFGNAKNIFQEKRSNLLKIGGVGQIRIQELNNSIHLKAAEEELNFIESNKIKVHYFQDSDYPEKLKHCLDGPIILFSRGNIDLSRKRVISVVGTRRVTSHGTSFCEELIENLAILDPVIVSGFAYGVDIIAQKAAVKNGLQTIGCLAHGLNQIYPKSHKKYMKEIEENGGFFTDFWSTDKFDRNNFLKRNRIIAGISEATIVIESAEKGGALVTADIANSYDREVFAVPGRPSDKYSLGCNNLIKAQKAHVLTSAADLAYILNWEIESRQEPVQKQLFIDLEEEEQVLYEFLKSSGKTELDLLALNCKVPTFKAASLLLNMELKGAIRPLPGKMFEVI; from the coding sequence ATGAATTCTGATGACTTATTATTTGCTTTAGCTCTGCAACATATTCCAAATCTGGGAGATACAACGGCCAAAAAATTATTGAGTAAGTTCGGGAATGCGAAAAACATCTTCCAAGAAAAAAGATCAAATCTTCTAAAAATTGGGGGCGTTGGACAGATAAGGATACAGGAATTAAATAACTCTATTCATTTAAAGGCCGCCGAAGAAGAATTGAATTTTATCGAATCTAATAAAATCAAGGTTCATTATTTTCAAGACAGTGATTACCCTGAAAAATTAAAGCATTGCCTGGATGGCCCAATAATTTTATTCTCCAGAGGGAATATAGATCTTTCCCGTAAACGGGTAATTAGTGTTGTTGGAACGCGTAGAGTCACTTCTCACGGGACCTCTTTTTGTGAAGAATTAATTGAAAATTTGGCGATTCTGGATCCCGTGATAGTTTCAGGATTTGCCTATGGCGTTGATATCATCGCCCAGAAAGCTGCGGTGAAAAATGGCCTGCAAACCATAGGATGTCTGGCTCATGGTTTAAATCAGATCTACCCGAAATCCCATAAAAAGTATATGAAAGAAATCGAAGAGAACGGAGGCTTCTTTACTGATTTCTGGAGCACAGATAAGTTTGACAGGAACAATTTTTTGAAGCGAAACCGTATCATCGCAGGAATCAGTGAAGCTACCATTGTCATAGAAAGTGCTGAAAAGGGTGGGGCGTTAGTAACTGCAGATATCGCAAATTCATATGACCGGGAAGTATTTGCAGTTCCGGGCAGACCTTCAGATAAATACAGTTTAGGTTGTAATAACCTGATCAAGGCTCAAAAAGCACACGTTCTGACCTCTGCTGCAGACCTGGCCTATATTCTCAATTGGGAAATAGAAAGTAGACAAGAACCGGTTCAGAAACAATTATTCATAGACCTGGAGGAAGAGGAACAGGTACTTTACGAATTCCTGAAATCCAGTGGTAAAACCGAACTGGACCTTCTCGCCCTTAATTGCAAGGTTCCTACTTTTAAAGCTGCTTCCCTATTATTGAATATGGAATTGAAAGGGGCGATAAGACCCCTTCCCGGAAAAATGTTCGAGGTTATCTAA
- a CDS encoding porin family protein gives MKEKKNIDRIYQEKFKDFEREPSDKVWENISDRLDKKDKKRPFIIPLWMKIGSVAAVLALIVTSLIFVDNENQVSREPEVVFENPDETTEGETDINTEVSESNNNSNDSSEEITFDNNTNKEEGKENGSSNNRSSSTGSSAISSVADTNIAQEKEKTNSSISKKENKNNSSQEKSKAIANSEADPSKPIYEKEKSAIQPEADVNKASGNIAQVEETQIDTTKSILEENALAEVEKEKQAREEEEKALAENSKKMRLSTFAAPIFYNNVGSGNELSNQFSENASSSEVTLSYGVKVAYQVSKKLSIRTGISKVNISNNIQNISYSPAARSIGFENISPVEDNLEIMGNQPAGNGLPIFSGDFSNSVSAMSATPGEINQQFGYIEVPLELEFALIDRKFGLNIIGGASSLFLDNNKVDLISANNKTNLGEATNINNTSFSTNIGLGMDYDLSDKFSISVEPIFKYQLNAFNSVNDVQPTNFGIYSGLNFKF, from the coding sequence ATGAAGGAAAAAAAGAACATAGACCGGATTTATCAAGAGAAATTCAAGGATTTCGAGAGAGAACCCAGCGATAAGGTATGGGAAAATATCTCTGACAGACTTGATAAGAAGGATAAGAAAAGGCCTTTTATCATCCCACTTTGGATGAAAATAGGCAGTGTAGCTGCGGTATTAGCTCTTATCGTGACCAGCCTTATTTTTGTGGACAACGAAAATCAGGTAAGCAGAGAACCTGAAGTCGTTTTTGAGAATCCTGATGAAACAACCGAAGGCGAGACTGACATTAACACTGAAGTTTCTGAATCCAACAACAATTCAAACGATTCTTCCGAAGAAATAACTTTCGATAATAACACCAACAAAGAAGAAGGTAAAGAAAATGGAAGTTCTAATAACCGGTCATCCTCTACAGGATCTTCAGCAATTTCTTCAGTTGCAGATACTAATATAGCACAGGAAAAAGAAAAAACGAATTCCTCCATTTCTAAAAAAGAAAATAAGAATAATAGCTCTCAGGAAAAAAGTAAAGCAATAGCAAATTCAGAAGCTGATCCTTCTAAACCGATTTATGAAAAGGAAAAGAGTGCAATTCAACCGGAAGCAGATGTAAATAAAGCTTCCGGTAACATTGCGCAGGTAGAGGAAACGCAGATCGACACCACAAAATCTATCCTGGAAGAAAATGCACTCGCAGAGGTAGAGAAGGAAAAACAAGCCAGGGAGGAAGAGGAAAAAGCATTAGCAGAAAATTCTAAAAAAATGCGACTCTCTACTTTTGCCGCTCCCATTTTTTACAATAATGTTGGTAGTGGGAATGAATTATCCAATCAATTTTCAGAGAACGCGTCCTCTTCAGAGGTTACATTGTCTTACGGCGTGAAAGTTGCCTATCAGGTATCCAAAAAACTGAGCATCAGGACAGGAATAAGCAAGGTAAACATCAGCAATAATATTCAGAACATTAGCTATTCTCCTGCGGCCAGATCGATAGGTTTTGAAAATATTAGTCCGGTGGAAGATAACCTGGAAATTATGGGGAATCAACCTGCTGGAAATGGCCTGCCAATTTTTAGCGGAGATTTCAGCAATTCGGTTTCAGCAATGTCTGCTACGCCGGGTGAAATAAACCAGCAATTTGGATATATCGAAGTGCCTTTAGAACTGGAGTTTGCTCTGATCGATAGAAAGTTTGGCCTTAATATAATTGGAGGTGCCAGCAGTTTATTTTTAGATAACAATAAGGTTGATCTAATCTCTGCAAATAACAAAACTAACCTGGGAGAAGCCACAAATATCAATAACACCAGTTTCAGTACTAACATTGGTCTGGGTATGGATTATGATCTCAGTGATAAGTTCAGTATCAGTGTTGAGCCCATTTTCAAATATCAGCTAAATGCGTTCAATAGTGTGAACGATGTTCAGCCAACTAACTTCGGAATTTATTCAGGACTTAACTTCAAGTTCTAG
- a CDS encoding RNA polymerase sigma factor, protein MVKIKNLILNCKKQDRKAQEQLYRIYAGKLFGVCLKYSDNYQQAEDNLQDGFITIFEKISQYKDQGSFEGWMKRILINTALQKHRQQKVYEIRNEEHLEQEEVEIETEDLSVDFLLECVQSLPDRYRQVFNLYVMDGFSHKEIAEFLNISEGTSKSNLARARKSLKDKIEKNQNIQNSAQSI, encoded by the coding sequence TTGGTTAAGATTAAGAATCTCATCCTAAACTGCAAAAAACAGGATAGAAAGGCACAGGAACAGCTTTATCGCATCTATGCGGGAAAGCTGTTCGGTGTTTGCCTTAAATATTCCGATAACTATCAGCAGGCTGAAGATAATCTTCAGGATGGGTTCATCACCATTTTTGAAAAAATATCACAGTACAAGGATCAGGGATCTTTTGAAGGATGGATGAAAAGGATCCTAATCAATACAGCGCTTCAGAAACATCGCCAGCAAAAGGTATACGAAATTAGAAATGAAGAGCATCTGGAACAGGAAGAGGTCGAGATCGAAACTGAAGATCTTTCGGTAGATTTTCTTCTGGAGTGTGTACAAAGTTTGCCAGACAGGTACAGACAGGTATTTAACCTTTATGTTATGGATGGCTTTTCGCATAAAGAAATTGCAGAGTTCCTAAATATTTCAGAAGGAACCTCTAAGTCTAACCTTGCCAGGGCAAGGAAGTCTTTAAAAGATAAGATTGAAAAAAATCAGAATATTCAAAATTCGGCTCAATCGATATGA
- a CDS encoding SPOR domain-containing protein, with protein MNISSHIQDLLYRYECVVLPGFGAFLSQKQSAYIDENSNEFYPPNKVISFNRQLIKNDGLLANYIAEVESVKYNSANNMIQEFVYDLENSLQNDAKAELANIGKFYLDAEDKLQFEPFSDINFLTQSFGLASYKALPVQREVYKKQVEELEEKTPLLFTPERRRSSILKYAAIGLIALGVSSFAGLNIYSSQVSKHNIAEQQEAESQLQEQIQQATFVIDNPLPAVTFEVEKQSGNYHIVAGAFRVEENAHTKVDELRDAGFKARYIGANKYGLHQVVYSSHQSRREAINKLYEVKRTNEAAWLLVQDL; from the coding sequence ATGAATATTTCCAGCCACATCCAGGATTTGCTTTACAGATACGAATGCGTAGTCTTGCCCGGTTTCGGTGCGTTTCTTTCGCAAAAGCAGTCAGCATATATAGACGAGAATTCCAACGAATTTTATCCACCTAATAAAGTGATCTCTTTCAACAGGCAGTTGATCAAGAATGATGGTTTATTAGCGAACTATATCGCCGAGGTGGAATCTGTGAAATATAATTCTGCAAACAACATGATCCAGGAATTCGTTTACGACCTGGAAAATTCCCTGCAGAACGACGCAAAGGCAGAATTGGCAAATATTGGAAAGTTCTACCTGGATGCTGAAGACAAACTACAGTTTGAGCCTTTCAGCGACATCAATTTCCTTACACAATCTTTCGGGCTTGCTTCTTATAAAGCATTACCTGTACAAAGAGAAGTGTACAAGAAACAGGTTGAAGAACTGGAAGAAAAAACTCCGCTATTATTCACTCCGGAAAGAAGAAGATCTTCTATACTTAAATATGCCGCAATTGGCCTTATCGCCCTTGGGGTTTCAAGTTTCGCCGGACTCAATATTTACAGCAGCCAGGTTTCCAAGCACAATATCGCGGAACAACAGGAAGCTGAAAGTCAGTTGCAGGAACAGATTCAGCAGGCAACTTTTGTTATTGACAATCCTTTACCGGCAGTTACTTTTGAAGTAGAAAAACAATCCGGGAATTACCATATCGTGGCTGGAGCCTTTAGAGTAGAAGAAAATGCCCATACGAAAGTTGATGAACTAAGAGATGCCGGTTTTAAAGCCAGGTATATTGGCGCTAACAAATATGGTCTACATCAAGTAGTATATTCAAGTCACCAGTCAAGAAGAGAAGCCATTAATAAGTTATACGAAGTAAAAAGAACTAACGAGGCCGCCTGGTTACTCGTTCAGGACCTTTAA
- the dut gene encoding dUTP diphosphatase: protein MDVKIINKSAHKLPHYETDFSAGMDLRANIDEPITLKPLERAIVKTGLFMELPLGFEAQVRPRSGLAAKKGITVLNSPGTIDADYRGEIGVILVNLSNENFVVNNGERIAQMVIAKHEHISWKEVDILGETSRGVGGFGSTGHE from the coding sequence ATGGATGTAAAAATTATAAACAAGTCGGCTCATAAATTGCCGCATTACGAAACAGATTTTTCAGCGGGAATGGACCTTCGGGCCAATATAGATGAACCAATTACCTTAAAGCCATTAGAAAGAGCTATTGTGAAAACAGGACTTTTCATGGAGCTTCCTTTGGGATTTGAAGCCCAGGTTAGACCCAGAAGTGGGCTAGCCGCAAAAAAAGGCATTACCGTTCTTAATTCTCCTGGCACAATTGATGCCGATTATCGCGGTGAAATAGGCGTGATACTTGTAAATTTGTCCAATGAAAATTTTGTGGTGAACAACGGAGAACGCATAGCCCAAATGGTCATTGCAAAACACGAACATATTTCCTGGAAAGAGGTAGATATCCTTGGTGAAACTTCCCGTGGAGTTGGAGGATTCGGAAGTACAGGACACGAATAA
- a CDS encoding sugar phosphate nucleotidyltransferase: MKIIVPMAGRGSRLRPHTLTVPKPLIPIAGKPIVHRLVEDIAKVLDEKIDEVAFIIGEDFGEQVEQDLMKIANSLGAKGTIYYQDKPLGTGHAIMCAKESLTGPAVVAYADTLFKADFNLDKSADAVMWVKKVENPSAYGVVKLNENNEITDLVEKPEEFVSDLAVIGIYYFKDVEVLKNELQNVLDAKLTRGGEYQINDGIEAMRKSGLRFVPGKVDEWMDCGNKNVTVETNGRMLNFLHSDGEKLISDSVKIKDSEITEPCYIGENVELINAKIGPNVSIGDGTKVVNSTIKNSLIQTFAEIKNANLDNAMIGNHVKFDGDFTQISIGDFSVLE, from the coding sequence ATGAAAATTATTGTACCAATGGCAGGTCGTGGTTCACGACTTCGTCCACATACTTTAACCGTACCAAAACCGTTAATTCCTATAGCTGGAAAACCTATTGTTCATCGTCTGGTAGAAGATATTGCAAAGGTTCTGGACGAGAAAATTGATGAAGTTGCCTTTATCATAGGTGAGGATTTTGGGGAGCAGGTAGAACAGGATCTTATGAAGATCGCCAATAGCCTTGGAGCTAAAGGAACTATCTATTACCAGGATAAACCTCTTGGGACTGGTCACGCGATCATGTGTGCCAAGGAATCCCTAACAGGGCCAGCGGTGGTGGCTTATGCAGATACGCTTTTTAAAGCAGATTTTAACCTGGATAAATCTGCAGATGCCGTGATGTGGGTAAAGAAAGTAGAAAATCCATCCGCTTATGGAGTGGTAAAGCTAAATGAGAACAATGAGATCACAGATCTTGTTGAGAAGCCAGAGGAATTCGTTTCAGATCTTGCGGTTATTGGAATCTATTATTTCAAAGATGTGGAAGTATTAAAGAACGAACTTCAGAACGTGCTTGATGCGAAACTTACTCGCGGTGGTGAATATCAGATCAATGACGGGATCGAAGCGATGCGTAAAAGCGGATTAAGATTTGTTCCGGGCAAGGTTGACGAATGGATGGATTGCGGAAATAAGAATGTGACCGTAGAAACGAATGGAAGAATGCTGAATTTCCTTCATAGTGATGGAGAAAAGCTAATTTCAGATTCAGTAAAGATCAAGGATTCTGAAATTACAGAGCCTTGTTATATCGGTGAAAACGTAGAATTAATAAATGCCAAAATAGGACCAAACGTTTCTATTGGCGACGGAACTAAAGTTGTAAATTCAACTATAAAAAATAGCCTTATTCAAACTTTTGCAGAAATAAAAAATGCAAATTTGGATAATGCTATGATCGGGAATCATGTTAAATTTGATGGGGACTTCACTCAAATAAGCATAGGAGATTTCTCTGTTCTGGAATAA